A genomic region of Sarcophilus harrisii chromosome 6, mSarHar1.11, whole genome shotgun sequence contains the following coding sequences:
- the SCGB1C1 gene encoding secretoglobin family 1C member 1, with protein sequence MNLSPHLGAQHPAQEASLLLALPPLPTPRCCRRSPPLMGLAREPGVLLPPGPGLLPRLGPGPVPRAPSPLFPAPPCPAVLQPNHRVIRCHQSSGGWGAGRATCIKPRDCAGWDSQFRSPEQVRAQLVPRPGPLCTMKGPATMLLLLSLALCWSLALGESSDNEFFLEFLQTLLAGSLEDLYEGPLAPYDINPATKAAMAELKSCIDNLAPVNKAELVKLLVSVLDSRGDDA encoded by the exons ATGAATCTCAGTCCCCACCTGGGGGCTCAACATCCCGCTCAGGAGGCCAGCCTCCTGTTAGCCCTGCCACCTCTGCCCACCCCCAGGTGCTGCAGGCGCAGCCCTCCACTCATGGGGCTGGCCAGGGAACCTGGGGTGCTCCTACCTCCCGGTCCTGGGCTCCTGCCCAGGCTGGGGCCGGGCCCAGTCCCAAGGGCTCCCTCGCCCCTCTTTCCTGCCCCACCCTGCCCAGCAGTGCTTCAGCCAAACCACAGAGTAATCCGCTGTCACCAGAGctctggggggtggggggcgggcAGGGCCACCTGCATAAAGCCCAGGGACTGTGCTGGCTGGGACTCCCAGTTCCGGAGCCCGGAGCAGGTGAGGGCGCAGCTGGTGCCACGTCCAGGGCCGCTCTGCACCATGAAGGGGCCCGCCACCATGCTGCTGCTTCTGTCTCTTGCACTTTGCTGGTCTCTGG CTCTGGGGGAGTCTTCGGACAACGAATTTTTCCTGGAGTTCCTCCAGACGCTGCTGGCCGGGTCTCTGGAGGACCTGTACGAGGGGCCGCTGGCCCCCTACGATATCAATCCTGCCACCAAGGCCGCCATGGCGGAGCTGAAATCCTGCATCGATAACCTGGCCCCCGTGAACAAGGCAGAACTGGTCAAACTGCTG GTGTCTGTTTTAGACTCTCGTGGGGACGATGCCTAG
- the ODF3 gene encoding outer dense fiber protein 3 isoform X2 translates to MTEDLWVGSWRPHHPRGPIMALYTSPGPKYMIPGTTGFVKHTPTKPRAPAYSFRGAPTILAENYSPGPRYSVNPKILRTGRDMGPAYSILGRYEAKTIATPGPGEYSPEKSIKYVFNSAPSHSISARTKSFRVDSTPGPAAYMLPMVMGPHTVGKVSQPSFSIKGRSTLGGFSQDLHKTPGPAAYRQTDIQVVKYKAPQYTMAARIEAVGDKTMKPGPGAHSPEKVTMNKPTAPFLSFGIKHSDYMTPLILDVE, encoded by the exons ATGACTGAAGATTTATGGGTGGGCTCCTGGAGGCCCCACCACCCTCGGGGGCCCATCATGGCCCTGTACACCAGCCCGGGCCCCAAGTACATGATCCCAGGAACCACAG GTTTCGTGAAGCACACCCCAACCAAGCCGCGGGCCCCCGCCTACAGCTTCCGTGGGGCCCCCACAATCCTGGCCGAAAACTACTCCCCCGGGCCCCGCTACAGTGTGAACCCCAAGATTCTCCGCACGGGCAGGGACATGGGGCCTGCCTACTCTATCCTGGGGCGCTACGAGGCCAAGACCATCGCCACGCCAGGCCCTG GAGAATATTCTCCGGAGAAATCCATCAAATACGTGTTCAACTCAGCGCCCAGCCACTCCATCTCTGCCAGGACCAAGTCCTTCCGTGTAGACAGCACCCCAG GTCCGGCGGCGTACATGCTGCCAATGGTGATGGGACCGCACACTGTGGGCAAAGTCTCCCAGCCCTCCTTCTCCATCAAGGGCCGGAGCACCCTGGGCGGATTCAGCCAGGACCTTCACAAG aCCCCAGGCCCTGCTGCGTATCGCCAGACCGATATTCAGGTGGTGAAGTACAAGGCCCCACAGTACACCATGGCTGCCCGAATCGAGGCCGTAGGGGACAAGACGATGAAGCCGGGGCCGGGCGCTCACAGCCCCGAGAAG GTGACGATGAACAAGCCCACCGCCCCCTTCCTCAGTTTTGGAATCAAGCATTCCGACTACATGACCCCGCTCATCCTGGACGTGGAGTAG
- the ODF3 gene encoding outer dense fiber protein 3 isoform X1, whose translation MTEDLWVGSWRPHHPRGPIMALYTSPGPKYMIPGTTGFVKHTPTKPRAPAYSFRGAPTILAENYSPGPRYSVNPKILRTGRDMGPAYSILGRYEAKTIATPGPGEYSPEKSIKYVFNSAPSHSISARTKSFRVDSTPDPRPCCVSPDRYSGGEVQGPTVHHGCPNRGRRGQDDEAGAGRSQPREGDDEQAHRPLPQFWNQAFRLHDPAHPGRGVGPPPSLGASCSGHPPGTIMILLSTDLPFIGWRASAGDQRLLLLSIR comes from the exons ATGACTGAAGATTTATGGGTGGGCTCCTGGAGGCCCCACCACCCTCGGGGGCCCATCATGGCCCTGTACACCAGCCCGGGCCCCAAGTACATGATCCCAGGAACCACAG GTTTCGTGAAGCACACCCCAACCAAGCCGCGGGCCCCCGCCTACAGCTTCCGTGGGGCCCCCACAATCCTGGCCGAAAACTACTCCCCCGGGCCCCGCTACAGTGTGAACCCCAAGATTCTCCGCACGGGCAGGGACATGGGGCCTGCCTACTCTATCCTGGGGCGCTACGAGGCCAAGACCATCGCCACGCCAGGCCCTG GAGAATATTCTCCGGAGAAATCCATCAAATACGTGTTCAACTCAGCGCCCAGCCACTCCATCTCTGCCAGGACCAAGTCCTTCCGTGTAGACAGCACCCCAG aCCCCAGGCCCTGCTGCGTATCGCCAGACCGATATTCAGGTGGTGAAGTACAAGGCCCCACAGTACACCATGGCTGCCCGAATCGAGGCCGTAGGGGACAAGACGATGAAGCCGGGGCCGGGCGCTCACAGCCCCGAGAAG GTGACGATGAACAAGCCCACCGCCCCCTTCCTCAGTTTTGGAATCAAGCATTCCGACTACATGACCCCGCTCATCCTGGACGTGGAGTAGGCCCTCCTCCAAGCCTGGGGGCAAGTTGTTCGGGGCACCCCCCAGGCACCATCATGATCCTTCTGTCAACAGATTTGCCTTTTATCGGATGGAGAGCCTCTGCAGGTGATCAGAGACTTCTCCTCCTTTCAATCAGGTGA